The Bacillus sp. FJAT-27916 genomic interval CTGGAGTATTCATTTAATTTGACACATATGTTGCAATCAAGGGATCGAATTCATCGCCTCGGCCTTCCGCCGAACCAATATACACAATATTATTATTTCATGTTAACCGGTCAGGATAATAGATGGAACACTATTGATGAAAAAATATATATTCGTTTAAAAGAGAAAGAAGATAGAATGATGAAGGCAATTGAAAGTGGTATCCTAGAACCAGATTCATCAGAAGATTATCAGGATATATTGGATTTGTTTGAAATGTAAATAAAGACCCTAGCTTTATAGGATGTTGAAAATTGACAATAAGTGTATATTGATTAATAGAATCGTTTTTTAAACTAAGCCTCTCAGAAATGAGAGGCTTGTGTGATTTTTACAGATAGCGGGTAAAGAATAGGAAATACTTAGATCGTGATGTGATACTATATGTATACACAAATGTCAGATGAAACAAGAAAGAGAATAATGGGGTCAATCCATGGGAAAGGGACAAAACTTGAAAACAGAGTTTCCCGAGAACTATGGAGAAGGGGGGGTCGGTTTAGGAAAAATGTAAGATCATTATATGGAACTCCGGATATAGCCATTCAAAAATATAAAGTAGTCATCTTTATTGACTCTTGTTTTTGGCATGCATGTGAACTTCATGGCACCTTGCCTAATAAAAATCAGCTATTCTGGATCAATAAGTTTAACCGGAATAAGGAGCATGATCAGGAGGTTACTGATTATTATCATAGGAAGGGCTGGCATATTTATCGGGTGTGGGAGCATGATTTGAATCGGGATTTTTATGGAACGGTTGATAGGTTGGAGAAATCTATCTTAGATATAAAAAAAGAGTTTTAGCTGGGAAAGTTTATAAAATAGATGGCTATATTCGTAGTTTAGCAAAGTTCATAAGTAGTGACTAATCATCCGTTTCATGTGTATAGTCCATTCAGAATATCATTACACATCATTAAATGTACTTCATCCACGCCAATAGTTGACATGTAATCAGAGTTTTTGTTCAACAAGGGGCTATAAGTGTTTAATCGGTAGCTATTAAATACTATATAATGATTATGTAGAGATATAATAGATTCTGTTAGACTTTAATTCACAATTTATCTTTGTTTTGGCTTGCTTTCTTCAACCTTTCAATCGCTACCTACATAATGTTTTGGTGGTTACTTTACTCCCCACGTAATTGTTTTTAGCACGTTTCATTAAAATAATCTGTCAGAAATCGAGTGTTTATCCAGCAATTCGAATAGGCGCCACTCAAATATTCTTCCATTACTTATAACATTTATCCATTTGAACATTAACATTATGGAAAATAATAAATACATTTCACTAAATCAAATTGTACTGCTAGGCGTTTAATAGAATGATTACCATCCTGATATATAATATGAACCGTTTGGAAAATCACAAAGCGATCTCGATTTTGTAAGCTGTTTTTGCCTGTCTGACTATTACTTGGGAACATGTCGAAATATAGATAGTAGCTCCAATAAGTGGTAGAAGAGCCTTTTTACTTCTGTCTTCGTGTATTAAAAGTCTTACGATATCCTACTAAATAAATTATTGGAGTAAAAAAAGTATAGCAAATGTGCTATACCTCGTTAAAATACTTTATTTCAAATTTTTCAGTTTTGGATAATTGATCAAATAATTGACTATCAAATTCATTTTCCAGTGGTTTGTTTAGAAATAAGTAATCTAAATCTGATAATGAGGAGTTAAGAAGTTCCAATAATTCACTGCTTTCATTGTAGTTATCCAAGAAAACACCTTTTATTACATGAAGGGTCTCTAGTCGTTTTATCAATTTATTGACTTTGAAGACCGCCTGTTCAGTATCTTGTTCCTCATATTTTTGATAATAAATTGCTACATTTGCCACTTGTTTCACCCTTTCCTGTAGGGTATTGTAAGAAAGTAACTATAGTATTTTAACACAAATTTCGACCCAAAGTAATTAAGATTTGATATAATTGGCTTACTAGAACAAGTTGAAGGAGGATTAATAATATGTTATATAGATTCATTGACTTGTTCGCAGGAATTGGTGGAATACGAACAGCATTTGAAGAATATGGAGAATGTGTTTTCTCATGTGAGTGGGATATGAAAGCCCAAGAAACCTACGAAGCAAACTTTGGTGAAAAACCAGTTGGTGATATAAGACAAGTTGATGAAAAAGAAATACCAGATCATGATATTCTTCTTGCGGGTTTCCCTTGTCAGCCGTTTAGTATTGCGGGTGTATCTAAGAAAAACTCTTTAGGCAGACAGCATGGATTTCTGGATGAAACTCAAGGAACTCTATTCTTTGATATAGCAAGGATTATAAAAGAAAAACAGCCTCAAGCATTTCTGCTAGAGAATGTTAAAAATCTAAGAAGCCATGATAAGGGTAAAACTTTTAAAGTAATAAAAAATGTATTAGAAGAATTAGGCTATACCGTTTACGATGAAGTATTAAATGCTAAAGGACTCGTTCCTCAGAACCGTGAACGTATTTATATAGTAGGTTTTAAAAAACCATTAAAGTTTGAGTTTCCAGAAATCCCTAAAGATGGACCACCTTTACGTTCTATTTTAGAGGAAGAGGTGGATGATGTATTTACATTATCAGATAAGCTTTGGTCTTACCTTCAAGCCTACAAGGAAAAGCACAGCAAAAAGGGGAATGGTTTTGGTTACGGTTTAGCAGATTTAGATTCATACTCAAGAACACTCTCTGCCCGTTATTATAAAGATGGAAGTGAGATTTTAATTCCACAGGGTGAAGGGAGAAATCCAAGAAGATTGACCCCACGTGAATGTGCCCGTTTGCAGGGATTTCCCGAAACATTTAAGATTGTAGTGAGTCGAACTGCTGCATGGAAACAATTTGGAAATAGTGTAGCTGTGCCTGTCGTTCGTTTAATTGCAGCAAATATGATACAAGCAATTGAACGAGACGAAACAATTGAAGACACTGTGGAAGAGGGTCGATTGGAGTATGCTACAAAATAACTCAGAAAAATTAAGTGGTTTGATAGAGGCGGCCAAGAGATATGGCCGCTTTTATTGTAAATTCATTACTGCGAATGATGTAGGATTAACGAACGCACACCAAGAAGGATTACACATAGCAAAGGGAGCTTGGCATATCTTTTTTGATGAAGCAGGAGTAAAAGGAGAAAATAAACATAAGTTTGTCAAAATACATATTGATGGTTACTATCCTTTTGATAGTCGTGTGATCTATTATGGAAGAGGAACACGGAATGAATACCGAATAACACGATTTTGGGCATATTCACCATTTAATAAAGACGAGCAAGTAGGAAACCTTATTGTTTTCTTACCAATGAGTAATGTAGATTTCAAGGTATACATATTAGATACAGAATCAGAGATTGAGGACTTTACTGAAACTTTTTTATTAAATTTAATGCATAATAATGCAGTCTATGATGACGGGAAAGTGTCAGATGTTGACCTTTCAAAGAGGTTAGAAGAGGAAATAGAAGAAGCAGTGCTAATATTCGATGATTTCCCTTCTACTTTTGAAATGGCCACAATTGCAAGAGGGATACATCATGAAGTTTATAGAAGAAAACAATTTACACCTGATCAAATTATACTTGAGTGGGTGAAAACAGAATACTCGACATTTAAGGTTCTAGAAAGACACTTATATCAAGAGTATTTAACAAAACCATTCGGGGAAGTAGAGCCTTTAGTTGCAGTAGCTAATACAATTCTTAATCGCCGTAAAAGTAGGGCGGGTAAGAGTTTGGAACACCATGTAGATTTCTTATTTAGATCCTTCAGTCTACCATTTGCTCATCCAGGTAGATCTGAAGGAAACAAGAAACCAGACTTCCTTTTACCCTCTAATGCTGCTTATGCAGATATGAACTATCAAGCAAGTGATTTAATCTTCTTAGGTTGTAAAACTACTTGTAAGGATAGATGGCGACAGATTTTGAATGAGGCAAATCGAATTCCAGAAAAGCACCTTTTGACATTACAGCAAGGGATATCCTCTAATCAATTAGATGAAATGGCTGACGAAAATGTGACCCTTGTTGTACCAAAACCATACCATTCAATGTATCCGGTAGAGTATCGAGATCGCATATGGACGGTTGAAAAGTTTATACAATTTGCGGAAGAAATATATTTCGTATAAGACCTTGAAGGTCTCTTGTGTTTAAAATAAGGAGAAATGGGCTGTTTTTGTACTATAAACTAAGTTATATGGAAGGTAAGCGAATTTGATTTTATATTCCTTTATAGAAAATCGTAATTTATAACTTTTTTCTTTAGTTTTTAGGAATTATCTCCAGACGAGTAGGAAGATTATGCTGGGAGGTTATTATGAATACTTTATCTTTAGAAATAATGAGAAATTATTTATCTAATAGTATAACTAGTAATAATACAGGCAAATTAAATCAAAATAAATTAAATGGACTGCTTGCAGAAGTTGATTTGCGGAAATATTTAGATACATTAGGCTTTGGAGATAGGATATCTGTAGGGGGATGGATTGCAAGAAGTGTAGGGGAAGGAAATTTTGGTGAGCAAACGATAGTGCTTTTTCCTGAAACGATACTACCCAATCAAGACTACTCGCCTAATAGAGGATTACCTAACCCATCACATGGATTACATACCATTTGTTCTACTTTTCACCAAATTGGCATAAAAGGTTACTTCTGTGTTCCCACGGTTTTTGATAATAATAATGTTGAATCAATCTCATGGAATGCTATACAGTTAGGACTTCCTACCCAACAGAATTATATAGATTTTCCGAATAATATTAATGGATTTATTGAAAGAACCAGAAACTATAGTTTCTTGAGATATAATACAGATGTCTCTCCAATTCCTTCACATGCAATACCTGAAGAATTTACAAAAGAGCACTTAAGGGTAACATTTCAAAGTAAATATATGCAGGAAATTTCAGATGTAGATGGGATTCTATGGGGAAATCAATTTACATATCCAATTGAAATAAAAGAGAAGACACCAGCTGTGGATAAGAAAATGGGAGAATATTTTGGTCTGGACTTAGGTCCATTTGTAAAGTTAGCATATTATGCTTCTAAAAGAGGTAATTTGCACTCTCTATTTATAGTAAGAGAAATAGATAACACAGAAGATAGAAATTTAGTTAATTGGTGGTTTATTACATTTGAAAGATTAGCGAAATATGCTTCATGGGTGCCGGGTGGTGGGGGTACAAATATGGCAGGAGGGTCAAGTACCGTAGTGAAAATTCCTAAAAACCAATTTAAAGTATTGGATATCGATGCTATTAATAAATTGTAAAAGCGGATACAGTACTTATATCGATTATTGTTGCGAATTATAAACAATTCCAATAGTATCACATAAGAATTCATAACCGCAAAATTATTTATGCTATAACAATTTTTACTCATAACAATAAGGACAGACTCAAAATTGAGTCATTCTAGTTGTTTTGCTTAGAAAGGAATGTACTTATTTATCAGTGTTTAAAGGTGCGGGGGGAATTCTTTCCTAAGAAGTATCCAATTCGCTTCTTCTTTACATTACCATGAATACGGTACGAAAGTTATGACTGAGCCATAACATTTGGCGGAGGTGCCTTTATCCATCCTGATTATGGGTTTCATTATACGAATCCAATATTCTAGGCATTACTAAATAAAATGAGGCTGTATCAATTAATTTCAGTCAAAGAAACTGTAGAGACAATGATTTATTTGGTTTACACAATCGTTATCAAGGGCAATGGCAGCCTGCAAAATACAGGCGGGAGTTTCAAGAAAATTGTCTGGTGTTTTTAGAATGGCCTATAAAAAGAGCATATTTTATCCCTAAATAATTTTACTCCTGATATATCTATCCAAAAATAAGTGGTCATCTTCTAAGACTCTTGTTTTTGGCTGCTTTCCGAGATTCATGGAACATTGCCAAATAAGAATCAATTATTAGGGATAAATAATTTCAATGAAAATATGGAGCATGATTTGAAGAGTGATTTTTATGGGACGACTGATAAGTTGGAGACATGAATTTTAGACGCAAAAAAAGAGCAATTCGGAAGTATATAAATTGATATAAAGAGAAAAAAGAGCATAATAAAAACAGTTATGCTCTTTTTATATTTGTCTTACTTAGAGGTTCAATAAATAATTTTTCTTTTATTCATAATTGAGAGAGATAGGTGAGTGAGATTGGTTAATATGAATATATATGTCCCGATTCTTGAACCAAGTAATAGAAGTTCTGAATTTAATGCCTATGATATTAATTTGAGGGCTAAGATTGTATATTTATATTTATTTGACTCGGCAACACATCGTAATTTGGATAAGGATGTACTGGGTTTAGATTCAAATCAAAGTAAAGGTTTTACATCAATGAGTATTTTGCATTATTTAGGATTAAAGAAAGAACATAAAGGTATCTTTCAAAATTATAAGTTAGATGAAGGTATTGAAATTCTAAAGAAGCAAAGTTCTGATTTCAAAAAGGTAATCGATATATTGGAATATATAAAGGACACTGAACAAGTGCGATATGAGTTAGTATCAGATTCCGATGCTATGATAAAGGAAGGTCAATCTATTAGTAATAATCACCTATCATCGCACATTCATTCATACATACGAAGTAAAGGCTTCCTTTACTCAGAAGAAGAAGTCTCAAATCTATTTTTATCCCTTAAGACCAAACCATTTGTCATCCTTTCCGGTATATCGGGCACAGGAAAAACCAAAATGGTCCAATGGTTTGCTGAAAGTCTTGGAGCCAACGAGCAAAATGGCCAACTGACAATTATTCCAGTTCGTCCAGATTGGAATGATGGCTCTGATTTATTAGGTTATGTGGACATAAAAGGAGATTTTAAAGAAGGTCCTCTTACAAAGATTATTAGAGAGGCAGATGCGAATTCCGAGTATCCTTATTTTGTCTTGTTAGATGAAATGAACCTTGCTCGGGTTGAGCATTACTTCAGTGATATCCTAAGTATCATGGAAAGCCGCAAGCGGAAAGGGAATGAATTCGTTACATCTGTCTTGCTTTCTAAAGATATTACTAAGTATGAGGAAGATCTGATGCTGCCATCAAACTTATATGTAATCGGTACGGTCAATATGGATGAGACGACTCACCCTTTCAGTAAGAAAGTCCTCGACCGGGCGAATACAATCGAGTTTAACCGAGTAGAGCTCTCAAACTTAGACTTTCTGAAGGATTTAGAAAAGGTAGCGCCTCTACCTATTAAGAGTGACGTGCTGAATGCAAAATATCTACATTTGAAAGATGTTTTTCCGAGCTATCCTGAATTGGTCAAGCGTACCACTGCATTCTTGGAGAGGATCAATCAGGAATTACAGCGGATGAATGCTCATGTAGGCTACCGGGTCAGGGATGAGATTTGTTTCTATCTTGCCTATAATGAGAAAGGCAAGCTTATGAGTGAGGAACAGGCGTTAGATCATTGTATTTTACAGAAGATTCTTCCACGCATTGCTGGCAGTGACAAACGGGTAGAGGATATGCTTATTGGTTTATTCCGTGTTCTGACCAATAAGGAGTATATGGAAGATGGAGAGCCAATGCTGGATGCGGAGAATTCTCTATATCCTTATAGTGCTAAGAAAGTGCTAGAGATGCTAGGGAGGCTGAAGGATGATGGCTTTACCTCTTTCTGGATTTCCTGATGAGACTGAGTTAATTAAGATCGATCATCGTGATTTCTCACTCATATTGAAAGGAAAGCCATATCATGAACGCTATATCGGGTTGAAACAGTATCAGAAGATGGACCATCGCGATGTCATGCAGTTTGCCGTGCAGGGGGAAGGGATTCTGTCTGCCGAGGTGTTCGATATAGATAATATGCGACTTTCATCAGAAAACCAAGTACGACCGATCTTTTTTGAGAATGGATCCTATACGTTAATGATTTTCCCGAAAGAGGGCAAAGAGATCAGTTTCTATCATGAGCATCCCTTATTAAGGAAGGTAATCAAGAAGACAGAGATGCCAGAAGTGACTTTCCTATCAGGAAATCTCAACTTCCAAAGTGAGGTAGGCTTAACAAGCTTTGAAATCCGATTAGATGGCCAAACCCTGGTGACTGTGACGATGGAGATATTTCCCACAAAGCTTGATTACCAGAAGGATTATCGTCGTTTGCTTGATGAAGTGAATGAGGAAATCTATAATTTAGCCTTTCATTTTATTAAGAAGACCTATTTACAGGCTGGAATCAAGCTTGATGGTACACCGAGTCAGACAGAATTCTATCAATTAATTAGGAAGCATTATAATCAGTTCATCCAAGCAATCCAGCGTATTGAACAGATGCCCCATCATACACTCGTACAGGAATATCATCGAGTTAGGGGTGACCAGCTTGGAAAGATGGACTCTACGACAAGGAGATATTTGCAGAAGAGATCCAACCTTTGGGTGGATGTTAAAGATGGTATACCTATACATGGACGAAACCTCATGCCTACTTCTGGAATTAAGGGTAAGAAAGAGATCGTTTATGACACGAATGAAAACCGGTATGTGAAATGGATGATGGGCCGACTCGTGGATAAACTGGAAGATTTGATTCAGTCTATTGAGCAACAAATGAAGAAGTGGAATAAAACAGAAGAGATCGATGTGGAATTAATCAGTCGAGTCCGACAAATGATTCGGGAGATTGAGCAGAGAAAAAAGAATGTATTCTGGCGAACAATTTCTAACCGACGTTCAACCTTATCATCGAGCCTTGTTTTACAAATGGCACCTGGTTATCGAGATGCTTTTCAATTATATTTGACGATTTCGAAAGGCTTAATATTAAGGAATTCCACTTATCAAATGTCGGTCAAGGATGTTGCGACACTATATGAATATTGGACGTTCTTGAAGCTTGGCCAAATACTCGCACGGAAGTATGAGCAGCTTGATCAGACGATTGTGAAGGTTGATAGGAGTGGTTTGTTTGTCAATCTCGATAAAACTAAGTCCGCAACACGTATTTTCCAACATCCAGTCACTCATGAACGGATCGAGCTCGTTTATCAGAAATACCCTGGTAAGCTGCCAACGCTTTCGCAAAGGCCGGATACAATGCTTAGCATTCAGAAGAAGGGTAAAGCATATGATTATAACTATGTTTTTGATGCAAAATATCGCATCGATTATGCACTTCCAGACAGTTATTATCAGAGGAATTATCAGACTGCCGGTCCGATGGAGGATGATATTAACACGATGCACAGGTACCGGGATGCTATTGTTTCCTCGCTAAATGGACCGTATGAGCGTACTGCGTTTGGTGCTTATGTGTTATTCCCTTGGAATAATGAAGACGAATACAGGAGTCATCATTTTTACGAGAGTATAGGTCGCGTTAATATCGGTGGTTTGCCGTTCTTGCCGAATGCGACGGAGATGGTAGAGCAATTTGTTGATCGATTAATTGAGAAAAGTCCAGAAGAATTGCAGAAGGAAGGAATTCTACCAATCGGTACAAAGGAAGAGTGGGAGTCTTCCTTAATGGTAAAAGTGCTGGTCGGTTTGGTTTCTTCACAGGAGATGCATAAGGATTATATTCGAACAAAAAGATATAAAACGCCTATATCAGCTTTGAAAAAAGGTTGGCAAGAAGTGAAATATATTGCCCTTTATGTAAAAGCGGGTATTGCCGAGTGGAATGGAATAAAGGAGTACGGGGCAATTGAGTCTGTTGAAGTGGAGAATGAGCATGTCATCTTCAGCGTTCATATATGGCAAAATTTAAAATCGGTTATAGTTCCGGTGCAATATGGCATTTCCAATACTATGATTACCAGTTTAACTCAGTTACTAGAGGCGAAGGAATTACCGGAGCTTTACATGAAATCGAAGGAAGAAATGATTTTGAGGAAGATGCTGCGAAGGGTCTCTGACAATGTCCATATACGCTTAGATTCAAAGGAGCTTGATGAAGCTACAACGATTCAGGAGTATAATTTTAAGGACATTAAGATTGAGTTGGATCGGGAACATGATTTGGTTATCTTTACAAAGGGAGTTATGAGCAAGCAGTTTTCATTTGAAAAGTTATTTGTACAACCTACCGCTGTGTTTCGAGATCTTTTAACGATGTTATAAATTTTAAAGAAAAATAAAAACGTATATGTTCAGACTGTAGATAAAAGGGATTTAGAAGGTAGTGCCCTCCTTAAAGTTAGAGTTTTTAATTATACTGCTGATTGGCTGGTTTGAGGTCGGAATTGTACAGGATTTAGACCAGCCGATTTTTGCTTAATGCGTTTGTTGTTGTAGTAATCGATATATTCATCAATCTTTTGTTTTAACTCATCATAGAATACTAAATTTCACCATAATACATTTCTTGTTTCAGAATGCAAAAGAAGTTTTCCATCACCACATTGTCTGTACAGTTGGCTTTTCTAGACATACTCTGAAAGATTCAATATCTCGTTAATGTTTTGACCCATCTATTATGCTGATAATGCCATCCATAATCTGATGGTTGCTCGATATTCGGCTTCGTTTTTAATGGTCTCTACCACTTGATCCTGTGGCTCTAAAATGAAATCTAATGTATGTCTTCTTGAAATCCCATAAGAAATAATTTCACCATTATATAAGTCTAGAATGGAACTTAAATAAAGCTTTTCACCCCCTTTGAATTCCGTCATATCTGTCGCAAGCTTTAGAAGACATAACGGCGTATGAAACCTGCGATTCAGGGGATTTTCCGCCACTTACTTTCGCCACATGGCCTTTATAGGAGTTATAGCGAGATTTACGCCTGAATTTGAAACACTTCAAGCCTAAATTTCTCATAATTCGCTGCACTTTTTTATGATTGATCACATAACCTTGCATCCTTAATGCTAAATAAATATGGCGGTATCCGTATTTCCCTTCGAATTTTTTGTTAGGCCTTCTACACCTTCCTTCAAAATTTTCCGTGCCAATCCAAAATTAGATTTAAATCATTCATGTTAAATTCAATCGCTGTGTCTTGGAAAGAAGAGTCTGACTTTTTCATGGATTCTAATTCATTCAGTTTGAATTGAACATCTTTCGTGGTTTTCCTGTGTATACCTTCTTTGCCAAATTCTTTGTATGCACGTACCCATCGTAAAATTGAAGAGGAGCTTGGCATATAAAAACTTTTAGCTACTAGTGAATACCCACAGAACCTTCTAAGTATGCTTCCACGACTTTTAATTTAAATTCATCGCTATATTTTGCCATACAAAAAAAGTTAGTTGTTTTTCACTCTAACTTTTAGGATGCAGCACCGAATGCATGTATTCTCAACCCCTTATTTTTTCATCTCTCCCGTAAGGCAGAGATGGTAAATGTGTTCCGTTGAATTGATTTTTGGTGAGCTTAACTTTGTATGCAACCAGAGTAACAGTTACCTTTATCTAGAAGGATAAGGACTGTTTATCGTAAGACCAGAAAGAAAGGTTATCGTCAAAATATTTCATATCCCTCCATTTTAGAAGTACGAGCGATCTGGATAGCTAGCACAAGGTATAAAAAGGAAATAATTTACTTTAGGGATATTTCTCCTTTAATGAGTGAAATAGACGGAGTAACTTCGTAGCACATATACATTCTAAATATGGTTTGTTGAGGTTTCA includes:
- a CDS encoding very short patch repair endonuclease, whose protein sequence is MSDETRKRIMGSIHGKGTKLENRVSRELWRRGGRFRKNVRSLYGTPDIAIQKYKVVIFIDSCFWHACELHGTLPNKNQLFWINKFNRNKEHDQEVTDYYHRKGWHIYRVWEHDLNRDFYGTVDRLEKSILDIKKEF
- the dcm gene encoding DNA (cytosine-5-)-methyltransferase translates to MLYRFIDLFAGIGGIRTAFEEYGECVFSCEWDMKAQETYEANFGEKPVGDIRQVDEKEIPDHDILLAGFPCQPFSIAGVSKKNSLGRQHGFLDETQGTLFFDIARIIKEKQPQAFLLENVKNLRSHDKGKTFKVIKNVLEELGYTVYDEVLNAKGLVPQNRERIYIVGFKKPLKFEFPEIPKDGPPLRSILEEEVDDVFTLSDKLWSYLQAYKEKHSKKGNGFGYGLADLDSYSRTLSARYYKDGSEILIPQGEGRNPRRLTPRECARLQGFPETFKIVVSRTAAWKQFGNSVAVPVVRLIAANMIQAIERDETIEDTVEEGRLEYATK
- a CDS encoding type II restriction endonuclease, producing MLQNNSEKLSGLIEAAKRYGRFYCKFITANDVGLTNAHQEGLHIAKGAWHIFFDEAGVKGENKHKFVKIHIDGYYPFDSRVIYYGRGTRNEYRITRFWAYSPFNKDEQVGNLIVFLPMSNVDFKVYILDTESEIEDFTETFLLNLMHNNAVYDDGKVSDVDLSKRLEEEIEEAVLIFDDFPSTFEMATIARGIHHEVYRRKQFTPDQIILEWVKTEYSTFKVLERHLYQEYLTKPFGEVEPLVAVANTILNRRKSRAGKSLEHHVDFLFRSFSLPFAHPGRSEGNKKPDFLLPSNAAYADMNYQASDLIFLGCKTTCKDRWRQILNEANRIPEKHLLTLQQGISSNQLDEMADENVTLVVPKPYHSMYPVEYRDRIWTVEKFIQFAEEIYFV
- a CDS encoding restriction endonuclease-like protein gives rise to the protein MMALPLSGFPDETELIKIDHRDFSLILKGKPYHERYIGLKQYQKMDHRDVMQFAVQGEGILSAEVFDIDNMRLSSENQVRPIFFENGSYTLMIFPKEGKEISFYHEHPLLRKVIKKTEMPEVTFLSGNLNFQSEVGLTSFEIRLDGQTLVTVTMEIFPTKLDYQKDYRRLLDEVNEEIYNLAFHFIKKTYLQAGIKLDGTPSQTEFYQLIRKHYNQFIQAIQRIEQMPHHTLVQEYHRVRGDQLGKMDSTTRRYLQKRSNLWVDVKDGIPIHGRNLMPTSGIKGKKEIVYDTNENRYVKWMMGRLVDKLEDLIQSIEQQMKKWNKTEEIDVELISRVRQMIREIEQRKKNVFWRTISNRRSTLSSSLVLQMAPGYRDAFQLYLTISKGLILRNSTYQMSVKDVATLYEYWTFLKLGQILARKYEQLDQTIVKVDRSGLFVNLDKTKSATRIFQHPVTHERIELVYQKYPGKLPTLSQRPDTMLSIQKKGKAYDYNYVFDAKYRIDYALPDSYYQRNYQTAGPMEDDINTMHRYRDAIVSSLNGPYERTAFGAYVLFPWNNEDEYRSHHFYESIGRVNIGGLPFLPNATEMVEQFVDRLIEKSPEELQKEGILPIGTKEEWESSLMVKVLVGLVSSQEMHKDYIRTKRYKTPISALKKGWQEVKYIALYVKAGIAEWNGIKEYGAIESVEVENEHVIFSVHIWQNLKSVIVPVQYGISNTMITSLTQLLEAKELPELYMKSKEEMILRKMLRRVSDNVHIRLDSKELDEATTIQEYNFKDIKIELDREHDLVIFTKGVMSKQFSFEKLFVQPTAVFRDLLTML
- a CDS encoding IS3 family transposase, which produces MGTENFEGRCRRPNKKFEGKYGYRHIYLALRMQGYVINHKKVQRIMRNLGLKCFKFRRKSRYNSYKGHVAKVSGGKSPESQVSYAVMSSKACDRYDGIQRG